The Panicum virgatum strain AP13 chromosome 3N, P.virgatum_v5, whole genome shotgun sequence genome includes the window gaCATGTTCAAGCTCAAGCTTGACTCCCACAAACTGATCGATCGATATACAGTGCCTGAAACAAAACAGCAGCCGACATCGTCATGCTTAACTTCTAGTTGAGCTTCTTGATTCCCCTCGTCTTGTTCTATCGGGCCCAGCACTTGAACAATGGGTATTCAAAACTGACAATACCTACCATTATACACCTAATTTTTGACACTTATAGTTAATTATAACTTTGAATACCATTGATTAGTGAAATAATGGATGCTCGATGAATACCCTTTAATTTGGGCCCGCCCCTTAATCATCAGTGTGGATAGATCTGAGCCGTACGTAATCGATCGTCACCCTAGTCATCGTTCTCGTCTCGCTCTCTAGAAATCTCCAGGAAAATGAACCAAGGGGCAGCCGTAACCTAGCTACTACGTATACTCCATGTGGGGCCTACCAAAATGCGCCTTTCAGTTCACAAGCTCGggtttctttgtttttgttgaaCCCCGTCCCAGACAACTGATGGATAGATAACCCAAAGGGCCTTCCTTTAAGTTTCCCCATATTGCCCTCTTTGGATTGCCTTAATTGCATAAATAGCAGTATACTGATCAATATTTTCCCCTTTTTATAAGGTTGATGAAGAAGAACTTTCTAGCAAATTTCCATGGTTTTGGCAACAAATATTGGTGTGCTATTTTTTTGGGCATGAATCAACTGATAGCCAATTTTAATGGGCATGTCTTGATTTTGGCCTGGCAAAAACTGAAGCCAAGCCAACCAAGCAGGCTAGAAATTTCGAGGGTGTATTTATAAAAAGTCCACGAAAAGAAACTTCTACTAGCAAGAATACAAGGATCTTccctccatccatccatccccgCTGAAAAGCCTGCCAAACCCAAAGTCCGGCCAGCATCTCTAATTCTCGCGTGGCGACGCTGGATTTTGCAGTGCCCGTAAGAGCCGGGCATCCTTGCCAGCGCACGCCGGAGCCGCCCGCCCACCCCCGCGGTGCGGTGTCGTGTCCGATTCTCTttgtcgccgccgcgccgccgatgagctgagctgagccccgccgccgcgctggagtTGGAGTTCCTCGCTCCTTGAGGCATATCCAAGGTCCATCCCGTCCGGCTCTGCACCTCAATCTGATACGCACCTTTTCCCGGTGACTTCTCCGACCGGCCGGCCCGGGTAAAGCTCAAAAAGCTGCGGGCTTGCGGGCGTCATCTTTATCCGTTTCTTGCCGCGTCGCCAGGGAATCCTCCTGCTCCGGCACACCCAAACTATTGCCGCTCAATTGCTAGCCGCCGATTGCTCCTccgatttcttcttcttcttcttttttttggcgAGAAAAAATTGTTACTAGCTAGTTCTCATCAGAAACCGCTGTTCCATTGACTGGATTCAGTTCATTaacccctccctgctctgttgTTACTAAGGATCGATCGATCGAAGTTTTCGTCTTTTGATTCCACGGCTGAACtttcctctgaaaaaaaaatctctcctTTGTTGTTCCCCGTCTTCAGCTGATCGGCATGCTgggaggagctgcggcggcggacgccAATGGCAAGGACGGCGCCATCAGCCCCGCTCCcacccgggcgccgccgccaacggcgAACAGAGCGGCGCTGCCTCTGAAGCTgaagctcctccgcccgctcctcctcctggcGGTGCTCGCCACGggcttcctcgccgccgtggtcctgctcctcggcggctccACCTACTCGGTGCTCCCGCGGCTCTCCGTCCCGGACGCCCTGTCGTCCGCGCCGTCGTCGCGGCAGCCGCGGCCGCACCCCCAGCCCCAGGCgtgcgcgggcgacggcgggggatcgccgctGGAGCGGCGGGctcggccgccggcgggcgcgTGGCACAACATGACCGACGAGGAGCTCCTGTGGGCGGCGTCGTGGCAGCCGAGGATCGGGCGGTACCCGTACCGGCGGGTGCCCAAGGTGGCGTTCATGTTCCTGACGCGCGGTCCCCTGCCGCTGGCGCCGCTCTGGGACAAGttcttcgccggcggcgacagGGCGCTCTACTCCGTGTACGTGCACGCCACGCCCGGGTACCGCGCGGACTTCCCGCCGGCGTCCGCCTTCTACCGCCGGCAGGTGCCCAGCCAGGTACTGACCGATCGATTGCAAGTTTCAGTTTTGCTTTGACGATCCGGCCAAGCGCGTCCGCCGTCCGATCGACGAAACCGTGCAGTGCAGGGTGTGGCAGACAGTTGATACCTGAAAATGACACCCATTTCTCTTTAAATAAAGGTCTACTAGTCTAGTCTTTCCCAACCAATCAGGATGCCGGCCGGTGAATTTGATTTTGCCATGATTTTTCATTCATCAGGAATTTGAAATCCGATTTCAAAATAAGGAGCAAAATGCAAATAATGCAGGTTGCTGAATGGGGGCAGACGAGCATGTGCGACGCGGAGCGGCGGCTGCTGGCGAACGCGCTGCTGGACCCGGGCAACGAGCGCTTCGTGCTCGTCTCCGAGACGTGCGTGCCGCTCTACGGCTTCCCCGTCGTCTACCACTACCTCACCCGGTCCCGGCAGAGCTTCGTCGGCGCCTTCGACGACCCCGGCCCGCACGGCCGCGGCCGGTACCGCGCCGGCCTGGCCCCCGAGGTGCGCCCCGAGCAGTGGCGCAAGGGCGCGCAGTGGTTCGAGCTCGaccgcgccctcgccgtcgacgtcgtcgCCGACGACCGCTACTACCCCAAGTTCCGCGAGCACTGCCGCCCGCCCTGCTACGTCGACGAGCACTACCTGCCGACGGTGCTCTCCGTGGAGGCGCCGGGCCGGATCGCCAACCGCAGCGTCACGTGGGTGGATtggtcccgcggcggcgcgcacccGGCCACCTTCGGCGAGGCCGACGTCGGCGAGGCGTTCCTCAAGCGGCTGACCACGCCGGGGAAGGAGCAGGGGACATGCACCTACAACGGCCAGCCGGCGGACGTGTGCTTCCTGTTCGCCAGGAAGTTCGCGCCAAGCACGCTCAAGCCGCTGCTCGCCCTCGCGCCCAAGATGCTCGGATACGGCggctaagttttttttttcttttttgtttgccTTTTGTTTTGCTCACCATCTCCAACTTACACATAATTCACTAATGGTGGTATACAAACATACATACATACGTACGTACTCGATCTGCTGAATGATCATCGATGTAAAGATACAGCTTTGTTCATCACTTACACGAACATGACGAAcattaaattttttttccggcTCATCAATGAGATTAAAGGAATAACGTTTTACGGTATTCGTGTTGATGGCAGAATTATTACCAGACTGCTGATGACGGGAAAAGATGAATAAGGGCACTTCATTTTATAAAGTCAATTAAAAACTGAAAATGAGTGTTGTAGACTTaggttgcaaaaaaaaactcaaattcTGGTATGCTATTTTTTTGCGTACAAAATCAACAACATTTGCCATCATGGGCCTGAGGGAGCGCAAACATTCCAACGGTGACGGGCCTCCAATTAAGGACGCAGGCCATCTTAACGGGCAGGAACCGTTTGGGCCCAATGAGTACCGTACGTAGACCAATGGAAGGAGGCCGATCGACATGTGTTGGCCTTGGTGGGGTGACTCTCGATCCTTCCATCCTTATTCTCTAGCTACAGCACatggaggtggagaggaggcGATTGGCTTCTTGGCGTCGAttccgccggcgcctcctcacCTCCGGCAGCTGTTCCGGCGTCGGAGATGGGGAGGGGCTGCGGGGTCAGCGGACAATGTATATTACCTATTCTATTATCTTAGGGCTTGCTTGGTTACGGTTAGTGTCTTTCGTTTTGGTGCTGCCGATGCGAAGTCTAGTTTCCCTTCATGGTGATGTGGATGAAGGCGACGGAGGTGGCGGCTTCTTCTGCATCACAGGTTGGAGGTATGTTGTCCACTTATCCGGAAAAATCGGGTTGGTGTTTGCTTTCCCGCTGCGGCGGTCTTTTCCCCTTTTGAGTTGCTTTATCGGCCGACGACTCGAGGTCGCCTGCATCGCTTGAGGCGGCTGTTCCTGAAACTTTCGGCGATGCGACGGCCAATGGCCGTCAAATACTGCCTGTGCGTTCAACGTTCTAAGTGCAGATCGAACCTTTCGATGTGCCAATCGTTGCTGCATCAAAAAACTTTAAAGCTTCTTTGTCGAGATGGGGACCGATTTCAAGCTGCAAGCTCATCGTGTTCATCTGTGAGCAGAGGTGGTGGCTCCGATCGTCGTTGAGAAACATGACCAGGTGGAGCTTATAAGGACCTACGTGTATTTTTAGTTTTACCCGGGGACATTTTTGTAAGCAATGAAACGTAGCTTGTTATATAAATAAATGAAATACAACctagtttctcaaaaaaaaaatgtgttgGTCTTGGTCCCCACCTGGCCGGCGTAACGTGTtgaccgcggccgccggcggtcaGCGACACCTCTGGCCGACCGACACCATGGTAGGAACACATGAGTACTCACACCTGACCAATTCCTTGCTGTTTAAGAAAGGTACTCCACTTCACTGTTCACTCACTGTTACTAGTCTGTAATGATCCGGAAGATGGAAACGGTCCGTGATCAGTGTTCAACAGTGTCCCTGTCATCAGCGTAAATGAGCTGGGAGGCTCACAGTCAGAGGAAAAGTTGTTCTCTCCAGGCCAGGAGGAGAGCAGGAGGACACGTCGATGCGCCGCGAGTAATGAGAGCGTGCAGGATTCAGGCACGCAGTGAGCGAGGTGTCGACGCTGCCATGCTTCTCGCTCGATGCTCCTGCTCCCTCCATTATCAAATATCAATGCCTTCCAGCCCATGTGTCGGTACTCTGCAGCTGGGTACCCACTCCTATTATGCCAAGGTTTgcatagttatccgtaactacgtcctaagaagctgagcagccggaccttTAGGAttcgactccatctcaccggaccaacggtcccgtaACCCGCTttccgctcggggacgggtccgatGTCACCACATGTCCCAGAGGTGGTAATGCTCAGCACTTGTGACCGCgaacccggacccccgcaggtgggtccgggacctccacgtgccatccagACTCCTGCAGATGGATCCGGGACCTCCACTTACTTATCCGGACCCCTGTGAGCTCTccgctcagctagctgctcgggaggggttcggagccgccacgtgtcacgcagacgcgggcgcaggcgcaagccttccgctggaagctccctcacccacccgcattaagtgcgagtggttgaggcgggatctgctgcctctgggcacggggcagcttttgtcagtccacactgtggatcgccagttaccgaggcggctcgtcagttaccaaggcaagcattaaagactcagcgccgcgcgcatgggcgacgagtcatgatgaccagctactgactggagcaatagtgcacgctgctacagtggactgagtcagtagttcggcgcttcatcatgatctcgacgcgcggctgcagaggctagactctactctgacaggataGCTCAATACCATCCCTAGTCAGAacctacgcacggaagccgatgacaagatctccggatctgaggcattgaaggccaaagtgtattttataatacatcgccgggcctacctgtcggggccccgctcagtgtacgtgctccccttggacatataaaagggagagcacgcccgctagaacacaggttcACACAGGACACGAGACTCTCAGGAGACTCAGCACTAGACACGCCAAgactctcaacctcttgagagcgcaatcaatacaacacacagtggacgtagggtattacgctccggcggcccgaaccactctaaacccgctgtgttcatcgagtttttccaccgagattgggctaatcctagctaaccctcgagtactcaccctctaaATTTATGCAGGTGCACTATGCCACCCGACTGTGGATTTGCACACTACATCACAGACACGCAGTGAGCGAGGTGTCGACGCTGCCATACTTCTCGCTCCATGCTCCTGCTCCCTCCATTATCAAATATCAATGCCTTCCAGCCCAGTTGTTGCAATGCTCAGAGACCGTCAGACGGCGATCAGGCCGAGTGGCAGATACAGTGAGCGATGTGTACAcgcaggctgtgtttagttgtgaatttttttggatttaaGTACTATAGtattttgttattatttgataattaatgttcaatcacggactaattagacttaaaaagtTCATAtcgtcatttacagttaaaatatataattaattattttttttcaactgcatttaatattctaTGCACATATCCGAAAATTTGAAATAACGGATACTGTAAGAAAAAAtttcacctcgaaatttgtgCCTCTTTTTTTGGACacgtgtatggagtactaaatatagttaaacaacaaaactaattgcacagtttggatgtacacagcgagatgaatcttttgagcctaattagtgcatgattagccataagtgctacagtaacccacttgtgctaatgatgcggtaaaagacctcaaaagatttgtctcacgGTTTgcaggtgagttctgaaattaatttttttaattagtgtccgaaaaattcTCCCGACATTTGGTCAAACTGTTGATTTGACAACTAAAATATTTTGATTTGGGAGCTAAACGCGCCCTAAACAGGCCCCAGCCATGCTTCTCGCTCGCCGGCCGGATAGATGCTCCTGCTCCCTCACTTATCAGCTGTTGCAGAGCTCAGAGACCGTCGGACACGGCGATCAGAGGCCAATTGACAGAGGTTGTGTTTAGTTGTCCCAAAAGTccaaaatctaaaaaaaaaacttcattaTATCAAATTTACGgtagtactaaatatagataaaaTCAAAAACTAATTGTACGGTTTGAttctaatttgcgagacgaatgtTTTGAGCCTAATTTGTCAATGattggacaataattatcaaacaCAAATGAAAATGCTATAATGTGCTACGGTGTATTTTGACACTCCAAAAtaagga containing:
- the LOC120667079 gene encoding glycosyltransferase BC10-like, which codes for MLGGAAAADANGKDGAISPAPTRAPPPTANRAALPLKLKLLRPLLLLAVLATGFLAAVVLLLGGSTYSVLPRLSVPDALSSAPSSRQPRPHPQPQACAGDGGGSPLERRARPPAGAWHNMTDEELLWAASWQPRIGRYPYRRVPKVAFMFLTRGPLPLAPLWDKFFAGGDRALYSVYVHATPGYRADFPPASAFYRRQVPSQVAEWGQTSMCDAERRLLANALLDPGNERFVLVSETCVPLYGFPVVYHYLTRSRQSFVGAFDDPGPHGRGRYRAGLAPEVRPEQWRKGAQWFELDRALAVDVVADDRYYPKFREHCRPPCYVDEHYLPTVLSVEAPGRIANRSVTWVDWSRGGAHPATFGEADVGEAFLKRLTTPGKEQGTCTYNGQPADVCFLFARKFAPSTLKPLLALAPKMLGYGG